ATCGAGCTGTTGCACAGAGTCCGGATGCCCGACCCGGAACGCCGGTACCGGCAGTACCCGCAGCAGTTCTCCGGCGGGATGCGACAACGCGTCGTCATCGCCATGGCGCTCGCACTCGAGCCGGAGCTGATCATCGCGGACGAGCCCACGACGGCGCTCGACGTCACGGTGCAGGCGAGGATCATGGCACTGTTGCGCCACCTCACCGCCGAGCAGGGCTCGGGACTCCTACTCGTCACCCACGACCTCGCCGTGGTCGCAGAGAGCGCGGACCAGATCTACGTGATGTACGCCGGCCGGGTCATGGAGAGCGGGCCCATCCGACCCGTCTACACGCGGCCGGCGAACCCGTACACCGTCGGCCTGCTCGCCTCAGCCCCGACGCTCTCGGCGGTGGACCGGCCGCTGCACCCGATCCCCGGCAAACCGCCTGACCCGACGGAGCGGCCGGTCGGCTGTGCATTCCATCCGCGCTGTCCACTCGCGACCGCGAGGTGTCGTGAGGAACAGCCGCCGTTGCGCGAGATCGCACCGGGACGGCTCAGCGCCTGTCACTTCGCGGAGGAGGTGCATGCAGGTGGCCACGACCAATCCCTCGCCACCAGAGCTGCTGCGAGTCAGTGACCTGGTCACCACCTTCCAGCTCAGGCGGGGCCTGTCCGGACGTGGCAGCCGGGTCGTGCACGCGGTCTCCGGCGTATCGTTCAGCGTCGCCGCGGGCGAGACGTTCGGACTGGTCGGTGAGTCGGGTTGCGGCAAATCCACGGTCGCACGCACCATCGTCGGCCTGGAACGGCCGAGCTCCGGCACCGTCGTGGTCGACGGACAGGACGTGCACGACGCCTCCAGGGCGTCGGTGCGCGCGGCCAAGCGCGCGGTCCAGATGGTCTTCCAGGATCCCTACTCGTCGTTGAACCCGCGGATGACCGTCCGACAACTGTTGACCGAAGCGTGGCTGGTGCACTCGGGCATCGTGCCGCGCGGCGAGTGGGACA
This genomic window from Streptosporangiales bacterium contains:
- a CDS encoding ATP-binding cassette domain-containing protein, whose product is MNAPGTQLRGGDANLLTVRDLAVDFTTGRGPLRAVDGVSFDVSRGQTVALVGESGSGKSTTGLAVMGLLPRTKSTVADGTVSFLGNDITAAHDKVMRDLRGAHVSMVFQDPLSALNPVLTIGKQLREMFTRHRGMSSRQAREAAIELLHRVRMPDPERRYRQYPQQFSGGMRQRVVIAMALALEPELIIADEPTTALDVTVQARIMALLRHLTAEQGSGLLLVTHDLAVVAESADQIYVMYAGRVMESGPIRPVYTRPANPYTVGLLASAPTLSAVDRPLHPIPGKPPDPTERPVGCAFHPRCPLATARCREEQPPLREIAPGRLSACHFAEEVHAGGHDQSLATRAAASQ